From the genome of Anticarsia gemmatalis isolate Benzon Research Colony breed Stoneville strain chromosome 13, ilAntGemm2 primary, whole genome shotgun sequence, one region includes:
- the AstC gene encoding allatostatin C: MKATSYNVCMAILVGAIALLFVTATAAPMEAEDEQSENTLVAHPDGEMDLPGSWDAINTAALRKLLLQLDAEERMGRVSRSWPQAEPRGWGLRALDGRLARQWRADKRQVRFRQCYFNPISCFRK; this comes from the exons ATGAAGGCAACCAGCTACAACGTGTGCATGGCCATCCTCGTCGGCGCTATCGCCTTGCTGTTCGTAACAGCGACCGCTGCACCAATG GAGGCGGAAGACGAGCAGTCGGAAAACACTCTAGTGGCGCACCCTGACGGAGAGATGGACCTGCCCGGCTCGTGGGACGCTATCAACACCGCTGCTCTCCGTAAACTGTTGTTGCAACTTGATGCTGAAGAGAG GATGGGCAGAGTGAGCCGCTCGTGGCCCCAGGCTGAGCCCCGCGGCTGGGGTCTGCGTGCCCTGGACGGCCGCCTGGCGCGCCAGTGGCGGGCAGACAAGAGACAGGTGCGCTTCCGCCAGTGCTACTTCAACCCCATCTCCTGCTTCCGCAAGTGA